One region of Triticum aestivum cultivar Chinese Spring chromosome 6B, IWGSC CS RefSeq v2.1, whole genome shotgun sequence genomic DNA includes:
- the LOC123138195 gene encoding phosphatidylinositol transfer protein 3 yields MSSGSGANNGHAKEAALYEQQLSKIGEVRAALGQLSGKSALYCSDGSIARYLIARNWDVRKATKMLTKTLKWRSEYKPDEIRWDEISSEAMTGKIYRSDYFDKSGRSILVMRPGCQNTKKSKGQIRYLVYCMENAILNLPAGQDQMVWLIDFAGFSLPNVSLLVTKLTADVLQGHYPERLGVAILYNAPKFFESFWKMASPLLEPKTKNKVKFVYSDRPETDKIMEDLFNLDELECAFGGRSPVTFNINDYAARMRGDDKKMPLFWSPENSSLAAEPYRMKNHGSQQCDSGLKTEETPSDMIGETEAASEKSGETDTASEKEDTEAASEEREETETSSEKRGETATESVKEEETATVSEKKGETETGSEKKEETETESSTVKSTSSRGEGIASAGKSGSSSDP; encoded by the exons ATGAGCTCAGGGAGTGGTGCAAATAATGGCCATGCGAAAGAAGCAGCATTATATGAGCAGCAGCTGTCCAAG ATTGGTGAAGTTAGAGCTGCTCTAGGACAACTATCTGGAAAATCTGCACTGTATTGCTCAGATGGTTCAATTGCAAGGTACCTGATAGCAAGAAACTGGGACGTGAGGAAGGCTACCAAAATGCTTACAAAAACCTTGAAATGGCGTTCTGAGTATAAGCCAGATGAGATCCGTTGG GACGAGATATCGAGTGAAGCCATGACTGGAAAAATTTACCGAAGTGATTATTTTGACAAGAGTGGACGGAGTATTCTTGTCATGAGACCTGGATGCCAG AATACCAAGAAGTCCAAAGGGCAGATCCGGTATTTGGTATACTGTATGGAGAATGCAATTCTAAATCTTCCAGCTGGACAGGATCAGATGGTTTGGCTGATTGATTTTGCTGGCTTCAGCTTGCCTAATGTGTCACTTCTAGTGACAAAGTTGACAGCAGATGTCCTACAAGGTCATTATCCTGAAAGATTGGGTGTGGCAATTCTTTATAATGCTCCCAAGTTTTTTGAGTCTTTTTGGAAG ATGGCAAGTCCCCTTCTTGAGCCAAAAACGAAAAATAAGGTCAAATTTGTGTACTCGGATAGACCTGAAACTGACAAGATAATGGAAGACCTTTTCAACCTGGACGAGTTAGAATGCGCATTTGGCGGTAGAAGCCCGGTCACTTTTAACATAAATGATTATGCTGCAAGGATGAGAGGAGATGATAAAAAGATGCCATTATTCTGGAGCCCCGAGAACTCTTCTCTTGCTGCAGAGCCATATCGCATGAAGAACCACGGGTCTCAACAATGTGACTCGGGTTtgaagactgaagagactccatCTGACATGATTGGGGAAACAGAAGCTGCATCTGAAAAGAGTGGAGAAACAGACACTGCATCGGAGAAGGAAGATACCGAGGCTGCATCTGAGGAGAGGGAAGAGACCGAGACTTCATCTGAGAAGAGGGGAGAAACTGCGACTGAATCTGTAAAGGAGGAAGAAACTGCGACTGTTTCTGAAAAGAAGGGAGAAACAGAGACTGGGTctgaaaagaaagaagaaacagAGACCGAATCAAGCACTGTAAAATCGACAAGCTCGCGAGGGGAAGGTATTGCATCAGCAGGCAAAAGCGGCAGTTCATCTGATCCGTGA
- the LOC123138194 gene encoding type I inositol polyphosphate 5-phosphatase 5 translates to MSTHHHHSLSSNAVPRDIPKPASADELAKNGKKKKSFMSNIFRKKGRSGAGSSDKRPPSRRDRDFLFDLEEKYGERADSATARAEEFLDASPAVRKSVSDRHCATRIESLTLSCLDSPNRNVDTREYRVFVGTWNVGGRPPNSSLNLEDFLQIEGLPDIYVLGFQEIVPLNAGNVLVVEDNEPAAKWLALIYQALNKPQQQQQRQQQAQAQAQQDQPSSGDELSPTESVASSSSSRARPSIPRSSSSGALLFQKPTLKALSKSYRVNSALVKTCTCMADPSTMHRRAREMRDFIYRVEASTSSADDPDPSCSSSSSAMMTPAGPEAGGGMNYCLIASKQMVGIFLSVWVRRELVQNIGHLRVDSVGRGIMGRLGNKGCIAMSMTLHQTSVCFVCSHLASGEKDGDEVRRNSDVAEILKSTQFPRICKVPGQRIPEKIIDHDRIIWLGDLNYRVALSYDETRVLLEQNDWDTLLENDQLMIERQAGRVFKGWKEGKIYFAPTYKYKLNSDTYAGETTKSKRKRRTPSWCDRILWHGKGIEQLQYIRGEHRFSDHRPVCSVFVVEADADNGSRIRKGYSTLDSRVHCESPLPIPQRHSFYDF, encoded by the exons ATgtcaacccaccaccaccacagcCTCAGCAGCAATGCCGTCCCCCGCGACATCCCCAAGCCCGCCTCCGCCGACGAGCTCGCCAAGAATGGCAAGAAGAAGAAGTCCTTCATGTCCAACATCTTCCGCAAGAAGGGCCGCAGCGGCGCCGGCAGCTCCGACAAGCGCCCTCCCTCCCGCCGAGACCGAGACTTCCTCTTCG ATTTGGAAGAGAAATACGGCGAGAGGGCGGACTCCGCGACGGCGAGGGCGGAGGAGTTCCTGGACGCGTCCCCCGCCGTCCGCAAAAGCGTCTCAG ATCGGCATTGCGCGACGCGGATCGAGAGCCTGACCCTGAGCTGCCTCGACTCGCCCAACAGGAACGTCGACACACGGGAGTACAG GGTGTTCGTGGGCACGTGGAACGTGGGCGGGAGGCCCCCTAACAGCAGCCTTAACCTAGAGGATTTTCTCCAGATAGAAGGGCTACCCGACATATACGTCCTAGG GTTCCAGGAGATCGTGCCGCTGAACGCGGGCAACGTGCTGGTGGTGGAGGACAACGAGCCGGCGGCCAAGTGGCTGGCGCTCATCTACCAGGCGCTGAACAAgccccagcagcagcagcagcgccagcagcaggcgcaggcgcAGGCGCAGCAGGACCAGCCGTCGTCCGGCGACGAGCTGTCGCCGACGGAgtccgtcgcctcctcctcctcctcccgggcCCGCCCGTCCATCCCCAGGTCCTCCAGCAGCGGCGCGCTCCTCTTCCAGAAGCCGACCCTCAAGGCGCTCAGCAAGAGCTACCGCGTCAACAGCGCGCTCGTCAAGACCTGCACCTGCATGGCCGACCCCTCCACCATGCACCGCCGCGCCAGGGAGATGCGGGACTTCATCTACCGCGTCGAGGCCTCCACGTCCAGCGCCGACGACCCGGACccatcctgctcctcctcctcgtcggcgatGATGACGCCCGCGGGACCCGAGGCCGGCGGCGGCATGAACTACTGCCTGATCGCGAGCAAGCAGATGGTGGGCATCTTCCTGTCGGTGTGGGTGCGGCGGGAGCTGGTGCAGAACATCGGCCACCTCCGGGTGGACTCCGTGGGGCGCGGCATCATGGGCCGCCTCGGCAACAAGGGCTGCATCGCCATGAGCATGACGCTGCACCAGACCAGCGTGTGCTTCGTGTGCAGCCACCTGGCCTCCGGCGAGAAGGACGGCGACGAGGTCCGCCGCAACTCCGACGTCGCCGAGATCCTCAAGAGCACCCAGTTCCCCCGCATCTGCAAGGTCCCCGGCCAGCGCATCCCCGAGAAGATCATCGACCACGA CCGGATCATATGGCTCGGGGACCTGAACTACCGGGTGGCGCTCAGCTACGACGAGACCAGGGTGCTGCTGGAGCAGAACGACTGGGACACCCTGCTGGAGAACGATCAG CTGATGATCGAGAGGCAAGCAGGACGGGTGTTCAAGGGGTGGAAGGAGGGCAAGATCTACTTCGCGCCGACGTACAAGTACAAGCTCAACTCCGACACCTACGCCGGCGAGACGACCAAATCCAAGAGGAAAAGGAGAACACCCTCATG GTGCGACCGGATACTGTGGCACGGCAAGGGGATAGAGCAGCTGCAGTACATCAGGGGGGAGCACCGGTTCTCCGACCACCGGCCCGTCTGCAGCGTCTTCGTGGTCGAGGCCGACGCCGACAACGGGAGCAGGATCAGGAAGGGCTACTCCACCCTGGACTCCAGGGTTCATTGCGAGTCGCCGTTGCCGATACCGCAGAGACACAGCTTCTATGACTTTTGA